In Aphelocoma coerulescens isolate FSJ_1873_10779 chromosome 13, UR_Acoe_1.0, whole genome shotgun sequence, the following are encoded in one genomic region:
- the UBE2B gene encoding ubiquitin-conjugating enzyme E2 B, translating into MSTPARRRLMRDFKRLQEDPPVGVSGAPSENNIMQWNAVIFGPEGTPFEDGTFKLVIEFSEEYPNKPPTVRFLSKMFHPNVYADGSICLDILQNRWSPTYDVSSILTSIQSLLDEPNPNSPANSQAAQLYQENKREYEKRVSAIVEQSWNDS; encoded by the exons ATTGCAAGAAGACCCTCCTGTGGGTGTCAGTGGTGCACCGTCTGAGAATAATATAATGCAATGGAATGCAGTTATATTTGG GCCAGAAGGGACTCCTTTTGAAGATG GTACTTTTAAACTAGTAATAGAATTTTCTGAAGAATATCCAAATAAGCCTCCAACTGTTAGATTTTTATCAAAGATGTTCCACCCAAATG TGTATGCAGATGGCAGCATATGTTTAGATATTCTTCAGAATCGCTGGAGTCCAACATATGATGTTTCATCTATTTTAACTTCGATTCAG tctctgcttgATGAACCCAATCCAAACAGTCCAGCCAACAGTCAGGCAGCACAACTTTACCAGGAGAACAAACGTGAATATGAGAAAAGAGTTTCAGCTATTGTCGAACAAAGTTGGAATGATTCGTAA